The proteins below come from a single Holdemania massiliensis genomic window:
- a CDS encoding Ig-like domain-containing protein, whose protein sequence is MKLKKLSALLAAGLLCLTAVTGCSQTPAAPENEATPTPSSDVTTMRVATWNIDSKAHPDIKEMSNIIHERGIEIMGFQEIDILNTRNDYDMAQDFVNDNYPYVHFAKGRDFADGYFGVGTTSSLEFQEISSVPIESTGSKATKTLERVVVEKEGKQIAFYVTHTSWENNDLRRRQFTEIIERLAADPVPYKILVADFNADQSLYEYDIFKDNYNISNGKDGVWFDSFNGTDDSMKVMTVDNIITTKNINITHVETYHSDMADHDLMWADIELLDETAPMIEHDRALGQDVTATSTAEGSHPYNMVDCDDKTVWQSGEGEQEVILSLDRPYMAKELNIQWGEKAPEAFHVETSVNGTDYTAVADGTKETTEVALSGEVKYVKLTLDAVEGGSQIATLSLFGEWITPTVGSDANLLVNGDMESEEGWTLTDATTEGNAKFALAYEEVEAGNKAAKIAKTGEEAGDASIEQTVEVKPNERYQLSFMHKTDTLHSGNFCYEINQMDAEGNTISTHLAKLTDNLNMSAEFRKFDYNFITAANAASVKVALHVVGEGEGSLWLDQVSVKEVVPTECVYVKADKTTLKVGETAALSADILPKTANDIQMNWVSLDENIASVDENGTVTAKAAGKVLVGLLSDSDLLAESYVLITIE, encoded by the coding sequence ATGAAACTGAAAAAACTCTCTGCACTTCTGGCAGCTGGTTTACTCTGTTTGACGGCAGTTACCGGTTGCTCTCAGACACCGGCCGCTCCGGAAAATGAAGCGACGCCAACGCCGTCTTCTGACGTGACGACCATGCGCGTTGCAACTTGGAACATTGATTCCAAAGCGCACCCAGACATCAAAGAAATGTCCAACATTATCCACGAACGGGGAATTGAAATCATGGGCTTCCAGGAAATTGATATCCTGAATACCCGCAACGACTACGATATGGCTCAGGACTTTGTCAACGACAATTATCCATACGTTCACTTCGCCAAGGGACGGGATTTCGCTGACGGCTACTTCGGAGTCGGAACAACCTCTTCTTTAGAATTCCAGGAAATCAGCTCTGTTCCTATTGAGAGCACGGGCAGTAAAGCCACCAAAACTTTAGAACGCGTTGTGGTTGAAAAAGAAGGCAAACAAATCGCTTTCTATGTTACTCACACAAGCTGGGAAAACAACGACCTGCGCCGCCGGCAGTTCACTGAAATTATTGAACGTTTGGCTGCGGATCCAGTTCCGTACAAAATTCTGGTTGCGGACTTCAATGCCGACCAGAGTCTGTATGAGTACGATATCTTCAAAGACAACTACAACATCTCCAACGGAAAAGACGGTGTCTGGTTTGATTCATTCAACGGCACCGACGATTCAATGAAGGTCATGACTGTTGACAACATCATCACAACAAAGAATATCAACATTACCCATGTTGAAACCTATCATTCCGATATGGCCGACCATGACTTGATGTGGGCGGATATCGAACTGCTGGATGAAACGGCACCGATGATCGAACATGACCGGGCACTGGGACAGGATGTCACAGCGACCAGTACAGCTGAGGGCTCCCATCCATATAACATGGTTGACTGCGATGACAAGACAGTCTGGCAGTCGGGCGAAGGCGAGCAGGAAGTCATTCTGTCGCTGGATCGTCCATACATGGCTAAGGAACTGAACATCCAGTGGGGTGAAAAAGCACCGGAAGCTTTCCATGTTGAAACTTCAGTGAATGGCACAGACTATACGGCAGTGGCTGACGGGACGAAGGAAACAACGGAAGTCGCATTAAGCGGAGAAGTTAAATATGTGAAATTGACTTTGGACGCCGTAGAAGGCGGAAGCCAGATCGCGACATTAAGCCTGTTTGGCGAGTGGATCACACCGACGGTGGGCAGTGATGCTAATCTGTTGGTTAACGGTGATATGGAAAGCGAAGAAGGCTGGACATTAACCGATGCGACTACCGAAGGCAATGCAAAATTCGCATTGGCTTATGAAGAAGTAGAAGCTGGCAACAAAGCCGCAAAAATTGCGAAGACTGGTGAAGAGGCCGGCGATGCTTCGATTGAACAGACTGTAGAAGTGAAACCGAATGAACGCTATCAGCTGAGCTTCATGCACAAGACCGATACGCTGCATTCGGGCAACTTCTGCTACGAAATCAACCAGATGGATGCCGAAGGCAATACGATTTCGACGCATTTGGCAAAACTGACAGACAATCTGAACATGAGCGCAGAATTCAGAAAGTTTGATTACAACTTCATCACGGCTGCCAATGCCGCAAGTGTGAAGGTTGCACTGCATGTCGTTGGTGAAGGCGAAGGCAGTCTGTGGCTGGATCAAGTTTCCGTCAAAGAAGTTGTTCCGACAGAATGCGTTTACGTCAAGGCAGACAAAACAACCTTGAAAGTAGGCGAAACGGCAGCTCTGAGCGCTGATATTCTACCGAAGACCGCCAATGATATCCAGATGAATTGGGTATCGCTGGATGAAAATATCGCTTCAGTAGATGAAAACGGTACGGTAACCGCCAAGGCTGCAGGTAAAGTTTTGGTGGGCCTGTTAAGTGACAGCGATCTGTTGGCAGAAAGCTACGTTCTGATCACGATCGAATAA